A single window of Eucalyptus grandis isolate ANBG69807.140 chromosome 1, ASM1654582v1, whole genome shotgun sequence DNA harbors:
- the LOC108959180 gene encoding protein RESPONSE TO LOW SULFUR 3-like — MAPAMAASDPLARQALARAASAALSAGGGGGGEQEKLRRRNEELERELRESRAREEAAREELRRTAERLRVAEEGEERLCFQLGELEAEAVLQARAYHARILSLADQLAQARKILQVASVLPQA; from the coding sequence ATGGCTCCGGCAATGGCGGCGTCGGATCCCCTGGCGAGGCAGGCCCTGGCGCGGGCGGCGAGCGCCGCGCTgtcggcgggcggcggcggcggcggcgagcagGAGAAGCTGAGGCGGAGGAACGAGGAGCTGGAGAGGGAGCTGAGGGAGAGCCGGGCGCGGGAGGAGGCCGCGAGGGAGGAGCTGCGGAGGACCGCGGAGAGGCTGCGGGTGgcggaggagggggaggagaggCTCTGCTTCCagctcggcgagctcgaggccgagGCCGTCCTCCAGGCCCGCGCCTACCACGCCCGCATCCTCAGCCTCGCGGACCAGCTCGCGCAGGCCCGGAAGATCCTCCAGGTCGCCTCCGTTCTTCCCCAGGCGTGA